One Pseudomonas entomophila genomic window carries:
- a CDS encoding energy transducer TonB: MGNVQTAARAYDQPWRPAPGELVELGRTLRLPLAQLRLQRTPVSGLKRRDKLALGLLVLVLHGVAAYWVSHQPTPELPVVAPQIPPMTIEFAAPAPPVVEPPPPAPVVQPPPPPPVVDELAAKPAPKPVPKPKPAPKPVAKPQPKPVEAPPPTPVAAPAPPAPAPTPPAPVTPASANAAYLKNPAPEYPQMALRRGWEGTVLLRVEVLPSGKPGQIQLQKSSGRDALDAAALAAVKRWSFVPAKQGDVAQVGWVSVPIDFKLR, translated from the coding sequence ATGGGTAATGTCCAGACCGCCGCCCGGGCCTACGACCAGCCTTGGCGCCCCGCGCCGGGGGAGCTCGTCGAGCTTGGCCGCACCCTGCGCCTGCCGCTCGCGCAACTGCGCCTGCAACGCACGCCGGTCAGTGGCCTGAAGCGCCGCGACAAACTGGCGCTCGGCCTGCTGGTGCTGGTGCTGCACGGCGTCGCGGCGTACTGGGTCAGCCATCAGCCCACGCCCGAGCTGCCGGTCGTTGCGCCGCAGATTCCGCCCATGACCATCGAATTCGCCGCCCCGGCGCCGCCAGTGGTCGAACCGCCGCCGCCGGCCCCAGTGGTCCAGCCGCCACCACCGCCACCCGTGGTCGACGAACTGGCCGCCAAGCCCGCGCCCAAGCCGGTCCCTAAACCCAAGCCTGCGCCCAAGCCCGTGGCCAAGCCGCAGCCCAAGCCGGTCGAGGCGCCACCGCCAACACCGGTGGCCGCGCCCGCACCCCCGGCGCCGGCCCCCACGCCACCCGCGCCGGTCACCCCGGCTTCGGCCAACGCCGCCTACCTGAAGAACCCGGCGCCGGAGTACCCGCAGATGGCCCTGCGCCGTGGCTGGGAAGGCACCGTGCTGCTGCGGGTCGAGGTGCTGCCCAGCGGCAAGCCGGGGCAGATCCAGCTCCAGAAGAGCAGCGGCCGGGACGCCCTGGACGCCGCCGCGCTGGCCGCCGTGAAGCGCTGGAGCTTCGTGCCGGCCAAGCAGGGCGATGTGGCCCAGGTGGGCTGGGTCAGCGTACCCATCGATTTCAAGCTTCGTTAA
- a CDS encoding sulfate/molybdate ABC transporter ATP-binding protein: MSIEVRNVSKRFNSFQALDNINLDIHSGELVALLGPSGCGKTTLLRIIAGLETPDDGSIVFHGEDVSGHDVRDRNVGFVFQHYALFRHMSVFDNVAFGLRMKPKGERPSESKIAEKVHELLNMVQLDWLSDRYPEQLSGGQRQRIALARALAVEPKVLLLDEPFGALDAKVRKELRRWLARLHEDINLTSVFVTHDQEEAMEVADRIVVMNKGVIEQIGSPGEVYEKPANDFVYHFLGDSNRLALSEGHHVLFRPHEVSLSRHETEGHHAAEVRDIRPLGATTRVTLKVEGQSELIEAEVVKDHDSLTGLARGETLFFRPKVWQKVADI, from the coding sequence ATGTCGATCGAAGTTCGTAACGTCAGCAAGCGCTTCAACAGCTTCCAGGCCCTGGACAACATCAACCTGGATATCCACAGCGGCGAGCTGGTGGCGCTGCTGGGGCCGTCCGGCTGCGGCAAGACCACCCTGCTGCGCATCATCGCCGGCCTCGAGACCCCGGATGACGGCAGCATCGTGTTCCATGGCGAGGACGTGTCCGGCCACGACGTGCGTGATCGCAACGTCGGCTTCGTGTTCCAGCACTACGCGCTGTTCCGCCACATGAGCGTGTTCGACAACGTTGCTTTCGGTCTGCGCATGAAGCCCAAGGGCGAGCGCCCGAGCGAGAGCAAGATCGCCGAGAAGGTCCATGAGCTGCTGAACATGGTCCAGCTCGACTGGCTGTCCGACCGCTACCCCGAGCAGCTGTCCGGTGGCCAGCGCCAGCGTATCGCCCTGGCCCGCGCCCTGGCGGTGGAGCCCAAGGTGCTGCTGCTCGACGAACCGTTCGGGGCGCTGGATGCCAAGGTGCGCAAGGAGCTGCGCCGTTGGCTGGCGCGCCTGCACGAGGATATCAACCTGACCTCGGTGTTCGTCACCCACGACCAGGAAGAGGCGATGGAAGTCGCCGACCGCATCGTGGTGATGAACAAGGGTGTGATCGAGCAGATCGGTTCGCCCGGCGAGGTGTACGAGAAGCCGGCCAACGACTTCGTCTACCACTTCCTCGGCGACTCCAACCGCCTGGCGCTGAGCGAAGGGCATCATGTGCTGTTCCGTCCGCACGAGGTGTCGCTGTCGCGCCACGAGACCGAGGGGCATCATGCCGCCGAAGTGCGTGATATCCGCCCATTGGGCGCGACCACCCGAGTGACCCTGAAGGTGGAAGGGCAGAGCGAGCTGATCGAAGCCGAAGTGGTCAAGGACCACGACAGCCTGACCGGGCTGGCGCGGGGGGAGACGTTGTTCTTCCGGCCGAAGGTGTGGCAGAAGGTGGCGGATATCTGA
- the cysW gene encoding sulfate ABC transporter permease subunit CysW has product MSSQTLGATAAANAARRGSATSRRVLITLAWIVFALFLALPLVIVVSQALKNGFGTFFEAIFEPDALSALKLTLLAVAISVPLNLVFGVSAAWCVSKYTFRGKSVLVTLIDLPFSVSPVIAGLVYVLMFGAQGLFGPWLQDHDIQIVFALPGIVLATIFVTVPFVARELIPLMQEQGTQEEEAARLLGANGWQMFWHVTLPNIKWGLIYGVVLCTARAMGEFGAVSVVSGHIRGVTNTLPLHVEILYNEYNHVAAFSVASLLLILALFILLLKQWSENRINRLRHSAAEE; this is encoded by the coding sequence ATGTCTAGTCAAACCCTCGGCGCAACCGCCGCCGCCAACGCCGCCCGGCGTGGCAGCGCCACTTCGCGCCGCGTGCTGATCACCCTGGCCTGGATCGTCTTCGCGCTGTTCCTGGCGCTGCCGCTGGTGATCGTGGTGTCGCAGGCACTGAAGAACGGCTTCGGCACGTTCTTCGAAGCGATCTTCGAGCCCGACGCGCTGTCGGCGCTCAAGCTCACGCTGCTGGCGGTGGCCATCTCGGTACCACTGAACCTGGTGTTCGGGGTGTCCGCGGCCTGGTGCGTGAGCAAGTACACCTTCCGTGGCAAGAGCGTGCTGGTGACCCTGATCGACCTGCCGTTCTCGGTGTCGCCGGTGATCGCCGGCCTGGTCTACGTGCTGATGTTCGGCGCCCAGGGCCTGTTCGGGCCGTGGCTGCAGGACCACGATATCCAGATCGTCTTCGCCCTGCCGGGCATCGTCCTGGCGACCATCTTCGTCACCGTGCCGTTCGTGGCTCGCGAGCTGATCCCGCTGATGCAGGAGCAGGGCACCCAGGAAGAGGAGGCCGCGCGCCTGCTGGGGGCCAACGGCTGGCAGATGTTCTGGCATGTCACCCTGCCGAACATCAAGTGGGGCCTGATCTACGGCGTGGTGCTGTGCACCGCCCGGGCCATGGGTGAGTTCGGCGCGGTGTCGGTGGTGTCCGGCCATATCCGTGGCGTCACCAACACCTTGCCGCTGCACGTGGAGATCCTCTACAACGAGTACAACCACGTCGCGGCCTTCAGCGTGGCCAGCCTGTTGCTGATCCTGGCGCTCTTCATCCTGCTGCTCAAGCAGTGGAGCGAGAACCGTATTAACCGCCTGCGCCACAGCGCCGCGGAGGAATGA
- the cysT gene encoding sulfate ABC transporter permease subunit CysT codes for MSRRISPVIPGFGLTLGYTLVYLSLIVLIPLAAMFIHAAQLTWEQFWNIVSAPRVLAALNLSFGTALFAAIINGVIGTLLAWVLVRYSFPGRKVIDAMIDLPFALPTAVAGIALTALYAPAGWVGQFATDLGFKIAYTPLGITLALTFVTLPFVVRTVQPVLADIPREVEEAAACLGAKPLQVFRHVLAPALLPAWLTGFALAFARGVGEYGSVIFIAGNMPMKTEILPLLIMVKLDQYDYTGATAIGVLMLVVSFILLLLINLLQRRIETP; via the coding sequence ATGTCACGTCGCATTTCCCCCGTCATACCCGGCTTCGGGCTGACGCTGGGCTACACCTTGGTGTACCTCAGCCTGATCGTGCTGATACCACTGGCCGCCATGTTCATCCATGCCGCGCAGCTCACCTGGGAGCAGTTCTGGAATATCGTCAGCGCACCGCGGGTGCTCGCCGCGCTGAATCTGAGTTTCGGCACTGCCCTGTTCGCAGCCATCATCAACGGCGTGATCGGCACCCTGCTGGCCTGGGTGCTGGTGCGCTACAGCTTCCCCGGGCGCAAGGTCATCGACGCGATGATCGACCTGCCGTTCGCCCTGCCCACCGCTGTCGCCGGTATCGCCCTGACCGCCCTGTACGCCCCGGCGGGCTGGGTCGGCCAGTTCGCCACCGACCTCGGTTTCAAGATCGCCTATACGCCGCTGGGCATCACCCTGGCGCTGACCTTCGTCACCCTGCCGTTCGTGGTGCGCACGGTGCAGCCGGTGCTGGCCGACATCCCGCGTGAAGTCGAAGAGGCGGCCGCCTGCCTGGGCGCGAAACCGCTGCAGGTGTTCCGCCATGTGCTGGCGCCGGCGCTGCTGCCGGCCTGGCTGACCGGCTTCGCCCTGGCCTTCGCCCGGGGCGTGGGTGAGTACGGTTCGGTGATCTTCATCGCCGGCAACATGCCGATGAAGACCGAGATCCTGCCGCTGCTGATCATGGTCAAGCTTGACCAGTACGACTACACCGGCGCCACCGCCATCGGCGTGCTGATGCTGGTGGTTTCCTTCATCCTGCTGCTGCTGATCAACCTGCTGCAGCGGCGCATCGAAACCCCTTGA
- a CDS encoding sulfate ABC transporter substrate-binding protein, producing MSIRRYALAALASAVFAGSAIAKDYELLNVSYDPTRELYQQYNAEFIKHWQAAHPGDQVKIQQSHGGSGKQARAVIDGLRADVVTLALAGDIDEVAKLGKSLPEDWQKRLPQASTPYTSTIVFLVRKGNPKGIKDWGDLIKKDVSVITPNPKTSGGARWNFLAAWAYGLKSGGSEDKAKAYVQELFKHVPVLDTGARGSTITFVNNGQGDVLLAWENEAFLALKEDGGADKFEIVVPSLSILAEPPVAVVDKNAEKKGNEKIAEEYLKHLYSPAGQQIAAQNFYRPRDEKVAAEFGKQFPKLDLVTIDKDFGGWKTAQPKFFNDGGVFDQIYQAQ from the coding sequence ATGTCCATCCGCCGTTATGCGCTTGCCGCCCTGGCCAGTGCCGTTTTTGCCGGTTCCGCGATCGCCAAGGACTACGAACTGCTGAACGTGTCCTATGACCCGACCCGCGAGCTGTACCAGCAGTACAACGCCGAGTTCATCAAGCACTGGCAGGCCGCCCACCCGGGCGACCAGGTGAAGATCCAGCAATCCCACGGTGGTTCCGGCAAGCAGGCCCGCGCGGTGATCGACGGCCTGCGCGCCGATGTGGTGACCCTGGCCCTGGCCGGCGACATCGACGAAGTCGCCAAGCTCGGCAAGAGCCTGCCGGAGGACTGGCAGAAGCGCCTGCCGCAGGCCAGCACCCCGTACACCTCGACCATCGTGTTCCTGGTGCGCAAGGGCAACCCGAAAGGCATCAAGGACTGGGGCGACCTGATCAAGAAGGACGTCTCGGTCATCACCCCCAACCCGAAGACCTCCGGCGGCGCCCGCTGGAACTTCCTCGCCGCCTGGGCCTATGGCCTGAAGAGCGGCGGCAGCGAAGACAAGGCCAAGGCCTACGTGCAGGAGCTGTTCAAGCACGTGCCGGTGCTCGACACCGGGGCCCGTGGCTCGACCATCACCTTCGTCAACAACGGCCAGGGCGATGTGCTGCTGGCCTGGGAGAACGAGGCCTTCCTGGCGCTCAAGGAAGACGGTGGCGCCGACAAGTTCGAGATCGTCGTGCCTTCGCTGTCGATCCTGGCCGAGCCACCGGTGGCGGTGGTCGACAAGAACGCCGAGAAGAAGGGCAACGAGAAGATCGCCGAGGAGTACCTCAAGCACCTGTACAGCCCGGCTGGCCAGCAGATCGCCGCGCAGAACTTCTACCGCCCGCGTGACGAGAAGGTCGCCGCCGAATTCGGCAAGCAGTTCCCCAAGCTGGACCTGGTGACCATCGACAAGGACTTCGGTGGCTGGAAGACTGCACAACCCAAGTTCTTCAATGACGGTGGGGTGTTCGACCAGATTTATCAGGCGCAGTAA
- the oscA gene encoding sulfur starvation response protein OscA yields the protein MSASLRSIDGQDEATILREIQSALRDLRFGAVEITVHNAQVVQIERKEKFRLQQPGGKAG from the coding sequence ATGAGTGCATCTCTGCGCAGCATCGACGGTCAGGACGAAGCCACCATTCTGCGTGAAATCCAGAGCGCCCTGCGCGACCTGCGCTTCGGCGCGGTGGAGATCACCGTGCACAACGCCCAGGTGGTGCAGATCGAACGCAAGGAGAAGTTCCGCCTGCAGCAGCCCGGCGGCAAGGCCGGCTGA
- a CDS encoding efflux RND transporter permease subunit, with amino-acid sequence MKGSFNLSEWALKHQSFVWYLMFVGLLMGIFSYFNLGREEDPSFTIKTMVIQTRWPGATQDETLYQVTDRIEKKLEELDSLDYVKSYTRPGESTVYVYLRDTTKAKDIPEIWYQVRKKIQDIRGQFPAGIQGPGFNDEFGDVFGSIYAFTADGLTLRQLRDYVEVARAEVREVPNIGKVELIGTQDEVLYLNFSTRKLAALGIDQRQAMQALQQQNAVTPAGVIEAGPERISVRTTGQFASEKDLETVNLRINDRFFRLADIADIERGYVDPPSPMFRFNGQTAIGLAIGMKAGANIEVFGAALKARMDSIVRDLPVGVGVHNVSDQAVVVKQAVGGFTSALFEAVVIVLAVSFVSLGIRAGLVVACSIPLVLAMVFVFMEYSDITMQRISLGALIIALGLLVDDAMITVEVMVTRLEMGESKEQAATFAYTSTAFPMLTGTLVTVAGFVPIGLNASSAGEYTYTLFAVIAVALLVSWVVAVFFAPVLGVHILSSSKLKPHEAEPGRVGRAFEGGLLWCMRHRWLTIIGTVLLFALSMFSMRFVQNQFFPSSDRPEILVDLNLPQNASIEETRKVVDRLEARIKDDPDLVRWSTYIGQGAIRFYLPLDQQLQNPYYAQLVIVSKGFEEREGMMQRLQKLLHEEFVGVGTNVQSLEMGPPVGRPIQYRVSGKDIDQVRRHAIELATLLDSNEHIGEMIYDWNEPGKVLRIEIAQDKARQLGLSSEDVANVMNSIVSGVQVTQVNDNIYLVNVVARAEDSERGSPDTLQNLQIVTPSGASIPLLAFATVRYEQEQPLVWRRDRKPTITIKASVVGDIQPTDLVAELKPSIDDFAGKLPVGYDVATGGTVEESAKAQGPIAAVIPLMLFLMATFLMIQLHSVQKLFLVVSVAPLGLIGVVVALVPTGTPMGFVAILGILALAGIIIRNSVILVTQIDEFEEQGYTPWDAVVEATNHRRRPILLTAAAASLGMIPIAREVFWGPMAYAMIGGIISATLLTLLFLPALYVAWYKIREPENKAPKSH; translated from the coding sequence ATGAAAGGAAGCTTCAACCTCTCGGAATGGGCGCTGAAGCACCAGTCCTTCGTCTGGTACCTGATGTTCGTCGGTCTGCTGATGGGGATCTTCTCCTACTTCAACCTCGGCCGTGAGGAAGACCCGTCCTTCACCATCAAGACCATGGTCATCCAGACCCGCTGGCCCGGCGCCACCCAGGACGAGACCCTGTACCAGGTCACCGACCGCATCGAGAAGAAGCTCGAAGAGCTCGACTCCCTAGACTATGTGAAAAGCTACACCCGCCCGGGCGAGTCCACTGTCTACGTCTACCTGCGCGACACCACCAAGGCCAAGGATATCCCCGAGATCTGGTACCAGGTGCGCAAGAAGATCCAGGACATTCGCGGGCAGTTCCCCGCAGGCATCCAGGGCCCTGGCTTCAACGACGAGTTCGGCGACGTGTTCGGTTCGATCTACGCCTTCACCGCCGACGGCCTCACGCTGCGCCAGTTGCGCGACTATGTGGAAGTGGCGCGGGCCGAAGTGCGCGAGGTGCCCAACATCGGCAAGGTCGAGCTGATCGGCACGCAAGATGAAGTGCTCTACCTGAACTTCTCCACCCGCAAGCTGGCCGCGCTGGGCATCGACCAGCGCCAGGCCATGCAGGCCTTGCAGCAGCAGAACGCGGTGACGCCGGCCGGGGTGATCGAGGCGGGGCCCGAGCGCATCTCGGTGCGCACCACCGGGCAATTCGCCTCGGAGAAAGACCTGGAGACGGTGAACCTGCGCATCAACGACCGGTTCTTCCGCCTGGCCGATATCGCCGATATCGAGCGCGGCTATGTCGACCCGCCGTCGCCGATGTTCCGCTTCAACGGCCAGACCGCCATTGGCCTGGCGATCGGCATGAAGGCTGGCGCCAACATCGAGGTGTTCGGCGCGGCTCTGAAAGCGCGGATGGACAGCATCGTTCGCGACCTGCCGGTGGGGGTGGGCGTGCACAACGTGTCCGACCAGGCGGTGGTGGTCAAGCAGGCGGTCGGCGGCTTCACCAGCGCGCTGTTCGAGGCGGTGGTGATCGTGCTGGCGGTGAGCTTCGTCAGCCTGGGTATTCGTGCGGGGCTGGTGGTGGCCTGCTCGATTCCGCTGGTGCTGGCCATGGTGTTCGTGTTCATGGAGTACAGCGACATCACCATGCAGCGGATCTCGCTCGGTGCGCTGATCATCGCCCTGGGGCTGTTGGTGGATGACGCGATGATCACCGTCGAGGTGATGGTCACGCGCCTGGAGATGGGCGAGAGCAAGGAGCAGGCGGCCACCTTCGCCTACACCTCGACTGCGTTCCCCATGCTCACCGGCACCTTGGTCACGGTGGCCGGCTTCGTGCCGATCGGCCTCAACGCCAGCTCCGCGGGCGAGTACACCTATACCCTGTTCGCGGTCATCGCCGTGGCCTTGCTGGTATCCTGGGTGGTGGCAGTGTTCTTCGCCCCGGTGCTGGGCGTGCACATTCTCAGCAGCAGCAAGCTCAAGCCCCACGAGGCCGAGCCCGGGCGCGTCGGCCGGGCGTTCGAGGGCGGGCTGCTGTGGTGCATGCGCCATCGCTGGCTGACCATCATCGGCACGGTGCTGCTGTTCGCCCTGTCGATGTTCAGCATGCGCTTCGTGCAGAACCAGTTCTTCCCATCGTCGGATCGCCCAGAGATCCTGGTCGACCTCAACCTGCCGCAGAACGCCTCGATCGAAGAGACGCGCAAGGTCGTCGACCGCCTGGAGGCGAGGATCAAGGACGACCCGGACCTGGTGCGCTGGAGCACCTACATCGGCCAGGGCGCGATCCGCTTCTACCTGCCCCTCGACCAGCAATTGCAGAACCCGTACTACGCCCAGCTGGTGATTGTCAGCAAAGGCTTCGAGGAGCGCGAGGGCATGATGCAGCGCCTGCAGAAGCTGCTGCACGAGGAGTTCGTCGGCGTCGGCACCAACGTCCAGTCGCTGGAGATGGGCCCGCCGGTGGGGCGGCCGATCCAGTACCGGGTCAGCGGCAAGGATATCGACCAGGTACGCCGGCATGCCATCGAGCTGGCGACCCTGCTCGACAGCAACGAGCACATCGGCGAGATGATCTACGACTGGAACGAGCCCGGTAAGGTGCTGCGCATCGAGATCGCCCAGGACAAGGCGCGCCAGTTGGGGCTGTCGTCCGAGGACGTGGCCAACGTGATGAACAGCATCGTCAGTGGCGTGCAGGTCACCCAGGTCAACGACAACATCTACCTGGTCAACGTGGTGGCCCGCGCCGAGGACAGCGAGCGCGGCTCGCCGGATACCTTGCAGAACCTGCAGATCGTCACCCCCAGCGGCGCCTCGATCCCGCTGCTGGCCTTCGCCACCGTGCGCTACGAGCAGGAGCAGCCGCTGGTGTGGCGCCGCGACCGCAAGCCGACCATCACCATCAAGGCTTCTGTGGTGGGTGATATCCAGCCCACCGACCTGGTGGCCGAACTCAAGCCCAGCATCGATGACTTCGCCGGCAAGCTGCCGGTGGGCTACGACGTGGCCACCGGCGGTACGGTGGAAGAGAGCGCCAAGGCCCAGGGGCCGATCGCCGCGGTGATCCCGCTGATGCTGTTCCTGATGGCGACCTTCCTGATGATCCAGCTGCACAGCGTGCAGAAGCTGTTCCTGGTGGTCAGCGTCGCGCCGCTGGGGTTGATCGGCGTGGTGGTGGCGCTGGTGCCCACCGGCACACCCATGGGCTTCGTGGCGATCCTCGGGATCCTCGCCCTGGCCGGGATCATCATCCGCAACTCGGTGATCCTGGTGACCCAGATCGACGAGTTCGAGGAGCAGGGCTACACGCCCTGGGATGCGGTGGTGGAGGCGACCAACCACCGCCGTCGGCCGATCCTGCTGACGGCGGCGGCGGCGAGCCTGGGCATGATCCCGATTGCCCGGGAAGTGTTCTGGGGGCCGATGGCCTACGCCATGATTGGCGGCATCATCAGCGCAACGCTGCTGACGCTGCTGTTCCTGCCGGCGCTGTATGTGGCCTGGTACAAGATCCGCGAGCCGGAAAACAAAGCCCCGAAATCGCATTGA
- a CDS encoding efflux RND transporter periplasmic adaptor subunit, giving the protein MKRQLLILSASLMLVACGGEEVQPEAVRPVLSTLVEPQVQSQMGRFAGAIQARYESTLGFRVSGRIARRWLDVGARVSPGDTLATLDPTDQQNQLRAAEGDLAKVQAQWINAQANARRQQQLYDRGVGAQAQLDIAQTDLKTTGAALEQARSAVSQARDQLDYSTLRTDHAAVVTAWQAEAGQTVSAGQAVVTLARPDVKEAVIDLPIPLAEQLNKDLTFTVASQLDPSINTTATLRELEPQADATTRTRRARLTLASTPDAFHLGTAISVTLSSAVSPRSQLPLTALLERDGKTQVWVVDPQQKTVATRDVALIGRTADSIVLASGVQPGERVVTAGVNSLKPGQKVTFDEDAQ; this is encoded by the coding sequence ATGAAGCGCCAGCTGTTGATACTGTCCGCCAGCCTGATGCTGGTTGCCTGCGGTGGCGAAGAGGTGCAGCCCGAGGCGGTACGCCCGGTGCTGTCGACGCTGGTCGAGCCCCAGGTGCAGTCGCAAATGGGCCGTTTCGCCGGTGCCATCCAGGCCCGTTACGAAAGCACATTGGGGTTCCGGGTATCCGGGCGCATCGCCCGGCGCTGGTTGGATGTGGGGGCCCGGGTCAGCCCTGGCGACACCCTGGCCACCCTCGACCCGACCGACCAGCAGAACCAGTTGCGCGCCGCCGAAGGCGACCTGGCCAAGGTCCAGGCGCAATGGATCAACGCGCAAGCCAACGCCCGCCGCCAGCAGCAGCTGTACGACCGTGGCGTCGGCGCACAGGCCCAGCTGGACATCGCCCAGACCGACCTGAAGACCACCGGCGCCGCGCTGGAACAGGCGCGTTCGGCGGTCAGCCAGGCCCGCGACCAGCTCGACTACAGCACCCTGCGCACCGACCATGCCGCGGTGGTCACCGCCTGGCAGGCCGAGGCCGGGCAGACCGTAAGCGCCGGCCAGGCCGTGGTGACCCTGGCCCGTCCCGACGTCAAGGAGGCGGTGATCGACCTGCCGATCCCGCTCGCTGAACAGCTGAACAAGGACCTCACCTTCACCGTCGCCTCGCAGCTCGACCCCAGCATCAACACCACCGCCACGCTGCGTGAGCTGGAGCCACAGGCGGATGCCACCACCCGTACCCGGCGTGCGCGGTTGACCCTGGCCAGCACCCCCGATGCCTTCCACCTGGGCACGGCGATCAGTGTCACCCTGTCTTCGGCAGTGAGCCCACGCAGTCAGCTGCCGTTGACCGCACTGCTAGAACGCGACGGCAAGACCCAGGTGTGGGTGGTCGATCCGCAACAGAAAACCGTGGCCACCCGTGACGTCGCGCTGATCGGGCGTACCGCCGACAGCATCGTCCTGGCCTCCGGCGTGCAGCCCGGCGAGCGGGTGGTGACCGCTGGAGTGAACAGCCTCAAGCCCGGCCAGAAGGTCACCTTCGATGAGGACGCGCAATGA
- a CDS encoding efflux RND transporter periplasmic adaptor subunit, with translation MTLTRPSSVVCLGLLFMLTGCGKEQAGPVLPRVAVQQVQPTDFAARVTLTGDVQARVQTDLSFRVGGKIIARSVDVGDHVKANQVLARLDPKDLQNTVDSAKAEVFAEQARVTQTSAAFVRQQKLLPKGYTSQSEYDSAEAALRSSQSALKAAQAQLANANEQLSYTALVSEADGVITARQAEVGQVVQATMPIFSLAVDGDRDAVFNVYESLLVKAPSDEGVVVSLLDNPAIKAEGRVREITPTVSAESGTVQVKVALRNVPAGMQLGSPVTATGNTQGRPSIELPWAALTKALKEPAVWVVGEGDKVELRKVQVARYLTGKVVIADGIKGGETVVVGGGQLLHPGMQVEKVSAKDGGAAP, from the coding sequence ATGACGTTGACACGTCCATCGTCGGTCGTTTGCCTGGGGCTGCTGTTCATGCTTACGGGTTGTGGCAAGGAGCAAGCCGGGCCGGTATTGCCCAGGGTGGCGGTGCAGCAGGTGCAGCCCACCGATTTCGCCGCCAGGGTCACCTTGACCGGCGATGTGCAGGCGCGGGTGCAGACCGACCTGTCGTTCCGCGTGGGCGGCAAGATCATCGCGCGCAGCGTCGATGTCGGCGACCACGTCAAGGCCAATCAGGTGCTGGCGCGGCTGGACCCGAAGGATCTGCAGAATACGGTCGATTCCGCCAAGGCTGAAGTATTCGCCGAACAGGCCCGGGTCACCCAGACCAGCGCCGCGTTCGTGCGCCAGCAGAAGCTCCTGCCCAAGGGCTACACCAGCCAGAGCGAATACGATTCCGCCGAAGCCGCCCTGCGCAGCAGCCAGAGCGCGCTCAAGGCCGCCCAGGCGCAACTGGCCAACGCCAACGAGCAGTTGAGCTACACGGCGCTGGTGTCCGAAGCCGACGGGGTGATCACCGCGCGCCAGGCCGAAGTCGGCCAGGTGGTGCAGGCGACCATGCCGATCTTCAGCCTGGCCGTCGATGGCGACCGCGACGCGGTGTTCAATGTCTACGAATCATTGCTGGTGAAAGCGCCCAGCGACGAGGGCGTCGTCGTCAGCCTGCTGGACAACCCGGCGATCAAGGCCGAAGGGCGGGTCCGCGAGATCACTCCGACGGTGTCCGCCGAGAGTGGCACGGTGCAGGTCAAGGTCGCGTTGCGCAATGTGCCGGCCGGGATGCAGCTGGGTTCGCCGGTCACGGCCACCGGCAACACCCAGGGCCGGCCCAGCATCGAGCTGCCCTGGGCAGCGTTGACCAAGGCATTGAAAGAGCCGGCGGTGTGGGTGGTGGGCGAGGGCGACAAGGTCGAGCTGCGCAAGGTCCAGGTGGCGCGCTACCTCACCGGCAAGGTGGTGATCGCCGACGGCATCAAGGGTGGCGAAACCGTGGTGGTGGGCGGTGGGCAACTGCTGCACCCGGGCATGCAGGTCGAGAAGGTCAGCGCCAAGGACGGAGGAGCCGCGCCATGA